The proteins below are encoded in one region of Thermodesulfovibrio thiophilus DSM 17215:
- the mqnE gene encoding aminofutalosine synthase MqnE has product MLAQIERKIVNGERINEEEAIFLFNSDEIHIIGQLADEVSKRINHNRVYFIINRHINPTNICINRCRFCAFSRSKGEPGAYEMSIEDIIQRLKEAEQSSQHISEVHIVSGLHPEWSFEDYLNIISAIKKEFPSIGIKAFTAVEVDYFARLSGLTLEQTLLRLKEAGVDIMPGGGAEIFNQDVRNRICPEKISGERWLEVIKTAHALGIKTNATMLYGHLESYEHRVEHLFRLRSLQDETEGFLAFIPLSYQPENNDIKVPYPSGIDDLKTIAVSRLVLDNIPHVKAYWIMLGEKLAQVALLFGADCLEGTVIDEKVAHFAGARSKHGVSVYELVHTIKEAGRIPAERDTFYNILRIWQD; this is encoded by the coding sequence ATGCTGGCACAAATTGAGCGAAAAATAGTGAATGGAGAAAGAATTAACGAAGAAGAGGCCATATTTCTTTTCAACTCTGATGAAATTCACATAATAGGTCAGCTTGCTGACGAAGTTTCAAAAAGAATTAACCATAATAGAGTTTACTTCATTATAAACAGGCATATAAATCCAACCAATATCTGCATTAATCGCTGTCGTTTCTGTGCGTTTTCTCGTTCTAAAGGTGAGCCTGGAGCATATGAGATGAGCATTGAAGATATTATACAACGCCTTAAAGAGGCTGAACAGAGTTCTCAACATATTTCAGAGGTTCATATTGTCTCTGGGTTACATCCTGAATGGAGTTTCGAAGATTATCTTAATATAATTTCGGCAATTAAAAAGGAGTTTCCATCTATTGGAATAAAGGCATTCACAGCAGTTGAAGTTGATTATTTTGCAAGGCTCTCTGGATTAACTCTTGAACAAACTCTTTTAAGGCTCAAAGAAGCAGGTGTTGATATAATGCCAGGAGGCGGAGCTGAGATTTTTAATCAAGATGTAAGAAACAGGATATGTCCTGAAAAAATATCGGGCGAAAGATGGCTTGAAGTTATAAAAACTGCGCATGCTCTTGGAATAAAAACCAATGCAACGATGCTTTACGGACATCTCGAGTCTTACGAACACAGAGTTGAACATCTTTTCAGGCTCAGAAGTCTTCAGGATGAGACAGAGGGGTTTCTTGCGTTTATTCCATTGAGTTACCAACCTGAAAATAATGATATAAAAGTTCCATATCCATCTGGAATAGATGACCTTAAAACAATTGCTGTATCAAGGCTTGTTCTTGATAACATTCCGCATGTAAAGGCTTACTGGATAATGCTTGGAGAAAAGCTTGCCCAGGTTGCTTTGCTCTTTGGCGCAGACTGTCTTGAAGGAACTGTTATAGATGAGAAAGTTGCTCATTTTGCAGGCGCCCGGTCAAAGCATGGAGTTTCAGTTTATGAACTTGTTCATACAATCAAAGAAGCAGGTAGAATACCTGCAGAAAGGGATACATTTTACAATATTTTGCGAATATGGCAAGATTAA
- a CDS encoding archease, producing MSYQVIDVLGDVGLRAEGRSCEECFINAGLGLYSLITDLNLIEQKETKEFELSAETLEDLLVSFLNELIFIFDTSGFIGNSIEVDIENNIIKVKIHGEVFDPKKHERRLLVKAATYHNLVVKQENNHWIAEIIFDI from the coding sequence ATGAGTTATCAGGTAATAGATGTTTTGGGAGATGTTGGACTCAGGGCAGAAGGAAGAAGTTGTGAAGAATGTTTTATAAATGCTGGATTGGGATTGTACAGTCTTATAACTGACTTAAATCTTATAGAACAAAAAGAAACAAAAGAGTTTGAACTATCAGCAGAAACACTTGAAGACCTGCTTGTAAGTTTTCTTAATGAACTGATTTTTATTTTTGATACTTCCGGATTTATTGGAAATTCAATTGAAGTTGATATCGAAAATAACATCATTAAAGTCAAAATCCATGGAGAGGTCTTTGATCCTAAAAAACATGAAAGAAGACTTCTGGTAAAAGCAGCAACATACCATAACCTCGTTGTCAAACAGGAAAACAATCACTGGATAGCAGAGATAATTTTTGATATTTAA
- the trpS gene encoding tryptophan--tRNA ligase, whose translation MDRVLSGIQPSGPLHLGNLIGALSNWIRLQDKYECYFFVADLHALTTGYGNPYQIKEYTVDLLMNFIAAGLNPEKSTIFIQSQIPEHSELHVFLSMITPLGWLERVPTYKEKKEQIKDKDLDTYGFLGYPVLQTADIIIYRAKYVPVGVDQIPHLELSREIARRFNYLYENEFFPEPEALLTDFPKVPGTDGRKMSKSYGNAIYLSDNQTIVTEKISTMVTDPARKRRTDKGDPAKCPVFDLHKIFSTEDEKKEITIGCTTASIGCIDCKKILIKHVIETLRPIWEKRQELINNPSLLIDIAHEGSKKAKKVAGETLKEMKEVIGWIF comes from the coding sequence ATGGATAGAGTTTTAAGCGGAATACAACCAAGTGGACCGCTTCATCTTGGCAATCTAATAGGTGCACTGTCAAACTGGATAAGACTTCAGGATAAATATGAATGCTACTTTTTTGTGGCAGACTTGCATGCCCTCACAACAGGATATGGAAATCCTTATCAGATAAAAGAATATACAGTTGACCTCCTTATGAATTTCATTGCAGCAGGTCTTAACCCTGAAAAATCAACAATTTTTATACAATCTCAGATTCCTGAGCATTCAGAGCTCCATGTATTTTTGAGTATGATAACACCTCTGGGATGGCTTGAAAGAGTACCAACTTATAAAGAGAAAAAAGAACAGATAAAAGATAAAGATCTTGATACATATGGATTTCTGGGATATCCTGTACTTCAAACTGCTGATATTATAATTTACAGAGCTAAATATGTTCCTGTTGGAGTTGATCAGATTCCGCATCTTGAATTATCAAGAGAGATAGCGAGAAGATTTAACTATCTTTATGAAAACGAGTTTTTTCCTGAACCTGAAGCACTTCTTACAGATTTCCCTAAAGTTCCCGGCACAGATGGACGAAAAATGTCAAAAAGCTATGGTAACGCCATATATTTAAGCGATAATCAAACAATTGTAACAGAAAAAATCTCAACAATGGTAACTGATCCTGCCAGAAAAAGAAGAACAGACAAAGGAGATCCGGCAAAATGTCCTGTATTTGACCTCCATAAAATATTTTCAACTGAGGATGAAAAAAAAGAAATTACCATAGGGTGTACAACTGCCTCAATTGGTTGTATTGATTGTAAAAAGATATTAATAAAACATGTTATTGAAACTTTACGGCCTATCTGGGAAAAACGGCAGGAACTGATAAATAATCCATCACTTCTCATTGATATTGCCCATGAAGGCTCAAAAAAAGCAAAAAAAGTTGCAGGTGAAACGCTTAAGGAAATGAAGGAGGTAATCGGGTGGATTTTTTAA
- a CDS encoding site-2 protease family protein translates to MDFGVILREILISAPAILIAIVFHELAHGWVAYKLGDNTAKFSGRLTLNPISHIDLFGTIIMPFLLLVLTSGQWVFGYAKPVPVNPYNFKNPKIGMAITAAGGPLANLLLAIACTIILKWVLLPFMGAIPNFIFEPLILIFKATIMINIVLAAFNLIPIPPLDGGRIIIGVLPVRYSEMMERIEPFGSLIVILMIVTGLTSVFVWPLVKLFFSIISFF, encoded by the coding sequence ATGGATTTTGGCGTGATTTTACGAGAAATATTAATTTCAGCACCAGCAATACTAATTGCTATTGTGTTCCATGAACTTGCACATGGTTGGGTTGCTTATAAACTCGGGGATAACACAGCAAAGTTTTCAGGAAGACTTACTCTTAATCCCATCTCCCATATTGATCTTTTTGGAACAATCATCATGCCTTTTCTTCTTCTTGTTCTCACAAGTGGACAATGGGTTTTTGGGTATGCCAAGCCTGTGCCTGTTAACCCATATAACTTTAAAAATCCAAAAATTGGTATGGCTATAACAGCCGCGGGAGGACCACTTGCCAATCTATTGCTTGCAATTGCATGTACAATTATTTTGAAATGGGTTCTTTTGCCTTTTATGGGAGCAATTCCTAATTTTATTTTTGAACCTTTAATCTTAATTTTTAAAGCCACTATTATGATAAATATTGTTCTGGCCGCATTCAATTTAATTCCAATACCACCTCTTGATGGCGGTAGAATCATAATAGGAGTTCTACCTGTAAGATATTCAGAGATGATGGAAAGAATCGAACCGTTTGGTTCTTTAATTGTTATACTTATGATTGTTACAGGCTTAACCAGCGTATTTGTATGGCCGCTGGTTAAGCTTTTTTTCAGTATTATTTCATTTTTCTAG
- the accC gene encoding acetyl-CoA carboxylase biotin carboxylase subunit, which produces MFNKVLIANRGEIALRIIRACKELGIRTVAIYCEPDATARYVKKADEAYLVTPGPLRGYLNIYGIVELAKNAGCDAIHPGYGFLSENPQFAEACLDAGIAFIGPNPESIKKMGLKVEARALAKSIGIPILPGTQPIKNIEDAIKLGKEIGFPLMIKATAGGGGRGLRICYDEESLKRQIPVAMSEAKKAFGDERIFLEKFLERPHHVEIQIVADKYGNVIYLGERDCSIQRRHQKLIEIAPSLLLKKEVRQLMGDAAKKLAKTVNYDNVGTVEFLVDESLNFYFLEMNTRIQVEHTITEEITGIDLVQTMIKIAAGQPLTIKQEDVCLDGYSIQCRINAEDPLNDFLPSTGVVTSYYSPGGFGIRIDGHVTEGYNVQPYYDSLLAKLVAWGKTWDEVVRRMHRALSEYVIRGVKTTIPLYIKIMEDEDFKKGNFSTKYIEEKLNSLLYTEEKDPFDLSVILSAAIVAHSRV; this is translated from the coding sequence ATGTTTAATAAAGTGTTAATTGCAAACAGAGGTGAGATTGCATTAAGAATTATCAGAGCCTGCAAAGAGCTCGGAATAAGGACAGTTGCAATATACTGCGAACCTGATGCAACTGCAAGATATGTTAAAAAAGCTGATGAAGCCTATCTTGTAACTCCAGGACCTCTCAGGGGTTATTTAAATATTTACGGTATTGTCGAGCTTGCAAAAAATGCTGGTTGTGATGCAATTCATCCTGGATATGGATTTTTATCTGAAAATCCGCAGTTTGCAGAAGCATGCCTTGATGCTGGAATTGCATTCATAGGTCCAAATCCTGAATCAATTAAAAAAATGGGGTTAAAAGTTGAAGCAAGAGCGCTTGCAAAATCAATCGGCATTCCTATTTTACCAGGTACACAGCCAATAAAAAACATTGAGGATGCAATAAAACTTGGTAAAGAAATAGGCTTTCCTCTGATGATTAAAGCTACTGCAGGAGGTGGAGGCAGAGGATTAAGAATCTGTTATGATGAAGAATCCTTAAAAAGGCAGATTCCGGTTGCCATGTCAGAAGCTAAAAAAGCATTTGGGGATGAACGTATTTTTCTTGAAAAATTTCTTGAAAGACCTCACCACGTAGAAATCCAGATTGTTGCTGATAAGTATGGAAATGTTATATATCTTGGTGAAAGAGACTGCTCAATTCAGAGAAGGCATCAAAAGTTAATAGAGATTGCACCATCGCTTTTACTAAAAAAAGAAGTAAGGCAACTAATGGGAGATGCAGCTAAAAAACTTGCCAAAACAGTTAATTACGATAATGTTGGAACAGTTGAGTTTCTTGTAGATGAATCACTAAACTTCTACTTTCTTGAGATGAATACAAGAATACAGGTTGAACATACAATAACAGAGGAAATAACAGGAATTGACCTCGTTCAGACAATGATTAAAATTGCAGCAGGTCAGCCTCTTACAATAAAGCAGGAAGATGTGTGTCTTGATGGCTACTCAATACAATGCAGAATTAATGCTGAAGATCCATTAAATGATTTTTTGCCATCTACAGGAGTCGTTACCTCATACTATTCGCCAGGAGGTTTTGGCATAAGAATTGATGGACATGTGACAGAAGGATATAATGTCCAGCCATATTATGATTCTCTTTTAGCAAAACTTGTTGCATGGGGAAAAACCTGGGACGAAGTTGTAAGAAGAATGCACCGAGCGTTAAGTGAGTATGTTATAAGAGGCGTTAAAACAACTATTCCGTTATATATAAAAATAATGGAGGACGAAGACTTCAAAAAGGGTAACTTCAGTACAAAATATATTGAAGAAAAATTAAACAGTCTACTTTATACAGAAGAAAAAGACCCCTTTGATTTATCTGTAATTTTATCTGCTGCAATTGTTGCTCACAGCAGAGTTTAA
- a CDS encoding HEAT repeat domain-containing protein, protein MKGNGDNWRGQAFEEMLFDYLDNGYLENIITFFEHDPEQIYLIPKMIKDERIRIKVGAIAIIEEIKEKNPEVLKKIVPSLIDLLESSEKNIRGDAAYALEIIADPDSRDALLEALNKEQDTQVREFIEDALKSIT, encoded by the coding sequence ATGAAAGGAAATGGCGATAACTGGAGAGGGCAGGCTTTTGAAGAGATGCTTTTTGATTATCTTGACAATGGCTACCTTGAAAACATCATTACATTTTTTGAGCATGATCCAGAGCAAATTTATTTAATTCCAAAGATGATAAAAGATGAAAGAATTAGAATTAAAGTGGGAGCAATTGCGATAATTGAAGAGATAAAAGAGAAAAATCCTGAAGTTTTGAAAAAAATTGTTCCTTCATTAATTGATTTGCTTGAATCATCAGAAAAAAATATTCGTGGTGATGCTGCTTATGCTCTTGAGATAATAGCTGATCCTGACTCAAGAGATGCTCTTTTAGAAGCACTCAACAAAGAACAAGATACTCAGGTTAGAGAATTTATCGAAGATGCTCTTAAAAGCATAACATGA
- the mqnC gene encoding cyclic dehypoxanthinyl futalosine synthase: MARLNKSEAIQMLKEASIFEFGKTADTVRKTLHPQGIVTFIVDRNINYTNICINHCLFCAFWRTKDHPEAYVISKQELARKIEETIDQGGTQILLQGGVNPDLGLDFYIEMLRFIKENFKIHVHGFSPPEIYFLSQKEGLSIREILKRLKDAGLDSIPGGGAEILSDRVRMRQSPNKINSKQWLDVMREAHVLGMKSSATMMFGSLDEDEDVVEHLEAVRSLQDETGGFTAFIPWSFQPWNTDLKKENSELMPAGAIKYLKVLALSRIYLDNVKNIQVSWVTQGVKIAQVGLRFGANDFGSTMLEENVVKAAGVCYRVSMDELIQAIRSAGFKPCQRDTFYNILKFL; this comes from the coding sequence ATGGCAAGATTAAATAAGTCTGAAGCAATACAGATGCTTAAAGAAGCATCAATTTTTGAATTCGGTAAAACAGCTGATACTGTGAGAAAAACACTGCATCCTCAGGGTATTGTTACATTTATTGTTGATAGAAACATTAATTATACAAATATCTGCATTAATCACTGTCTTTTTTGTGCTTTCTGGAGGACTAAAGACCATCCAGAAGCCTATGTAATATCAAAACAGGAGCTTGCCCGGAAAATTGAAGAAACAATTGATCAAGGAGGCACTCAGATACTACTTCAGGGCGGTGTTAATCCTGATTTAGGATTGGATTTTTATATTGAGATGCTCAGGTTTATAAAAGAAAATTTTAAAATTCATGTTCACGGTTTCTCTCCTCCTGAGATTTATTTCCTTTCTCAGAAGGAAGGTTTATCAATAAGAGAAATCCTTAAAAGATTAAAGGATGCAGGACTTGACTCAATTCCAGGAGGTGGAGCTGAGATTTTAAGTGATAGAGTAAGAATGAGACAATCACCAAATAAAATTAATTCCAAACAGTGGCTTGATGTGATGCGAGAGGCTCACGTGCTGGGCATGAAAAGCTCGGCAACAATGATGTTTGGCAGTTTGGATGAAGATGAAGATGTAGTTGAACACCTTGAAGCCGTGAGAAGTCTTCAGGATGAGACAGGCGGATTTACAGCATTTATTCCATGGAGCTTTCAACCATGGAATACAGATCTTAAAAAAGAAAACTCAGAGCTTATGCCAGCAGGTGCTATAAAATATCTAAAGGTTCTTGCATTAAGTAGAATTTATCTTGATAACGTCAAAAATATTCAGGTTTCTTGGGTCACTCAGGGAGTCAAGATTGCTCAGGTTGGACTTCGTTTTGGAGCAAATGATTTCGGTTCAACCATGCTTGAGGAAAATGTTGTCAAAGCAGCAGGTGTTTGCTATAGAGTTAGCATGGACGAATTGATTCAGGCAATACGTTCAGCAGGATTCAAGCCATGCCAGAGGGATACATTTTACAATATTTTAAAGTTTTTATAA
- a CDS encoding RtcB family protein — protein sequence MPKIDGTVRIDSYRIQIPKGFVSGMRTDGIVYVDEILEEELEVDSVRQVANVATLPGIVGNSLAMPDIHTGYGFPIGGVAAFNVDEGIISPGGVGYDINCGVRLLRSNLTRKDVESKLEDLANLLYTHIPSGVGSTGKIKLAPKDAEDVVRKGAIWAVEQGYGEADDLQRIESNGCLEGADPDVISQKAYERGKAQQGTLGSGNHFLEVQYVADVYEPEVATAMGLFKGQITVMIHSGSRGFGHQICDDYVRFMLQSSKKYRIELPDRELACAPFKSPEGQRYFSAMKGAANYAWANRQCLMHWTREVFLKLFKLSPRELGMKVVFDVAHNIAKEELHTVNNKKMRLIVHRKGATRAFPKNHPELPDCYQDIGQPVIIPGDMGRASFVLVGLEKAMQETFGSTCHGAGRVLSRNQAIKQAKGRSIKQEMAERGIIVRAAGKETLAEEMPDAYKDISNVVDVVHNAGIAKKVVKLKPLGVIKG from the coding sequence ATGCCGAAAATAGATGGAACAGTAAGAATAGATTCATACAGAATTCAAATTCCAAAAGGATTTGTTTCAGGTATGAGAACAGACGGCATAGTATACGTTGATGAAATTCTGGAAGAAGAACTGGAAGTTGACTCAGTGCGTCAGGTGGCCAATGTTGCAACCTTGCCAGGAATTGTTGGTAATTCGCTGGCAATGCCTGATATTCATACAGGATACGGATTCCCTATTGGCGGAGTTGCTGCTTTCAATGTAGATGAAGGAATTATCTCTCCAGGTGGTGTTGGCTATGATATAAACTGCGGAGTAAGACTTCTCAGGAGTAATTTAACGCGTAAAGATGTTGAGTCAAAACTTGAGGATTTGGCCAATCTTCTTTATACCCATATACCTTCCGGAGTTGGTTCAACAGGAAAGATAAAGCTAGCACCAAAGGATGCAGAGGATGTTGTGCGTAAGGGTGCAATATGGGCTGTTGAGCAGGGATATGGTGAGGCAGATGATCTTCAGAGAATTGAATCAAACGGATGCCTTGAAGGTGCTGATCCGGATGTTATCAGCCAAAAAGCGTATGAAAGAGGAAAGGCTCAGCAGGGTACTCTTGGTTCAGGCAACCATTTTCTTGAAGTTCAATATGTTGCTGATGTATATGAACCAGAAGTTGCAACAGCAATGGGACTTTTCAAGGGTCAAATCACAGTGATGATTCATAGTGGTTCAAGAGGATTCGGGCATCAGATATGTGATGATTATGTAAGATTTATGTTGCAGTCATCTAAAAAATACAGGATAGAACTTCCTGACAGAGAGCTTGCATGTGCTCCATTTAAAAGTCCAGAAGGACAGAGATATTTCTCTGCGATGAAGGGAGCTGCAAATTATGCATGGGCAAATAGACAGTGCCTTATGCACTGGACAAGAGAAGTATTTTTAAAGCTTTTTAAACTCTCTCCAAGAGAACTTGGAATGAAAGTTGTTTTTGATGTTGCTCATAACATTGCAAAGGAAGAGCTGCATACAGTAAATAACAAAAAAATGCGTTTAATTGTTCATAGAAAAGGTGCAACAAGAGCTTTTCCGAAAAATCACCCTGAGTTGCCGGATTGCTATCAAGATATTGGTCAACCAGTAATCATTCCTGGAGATATGGGAAGAGCTTCCTTTGTTCTGGTTGGATTAGAGAAGGCAATGCAGGAGACATTTGGTTCAACCTGCCATGGTGCAGGAAGAGTTCTCAGTAGAAATCAGGCAATCAAACAGGCAAAGGGAAGGTCAATAAAGCAAGAAATGGCTGAAAGAGGTATAATTGTTAGAGCAGCAGGGAAAGAGACTCTTGCAGAGGAGATGCCAGATGCATATAAGGATATCTCAAATGTTGTTGATGTTGTTCACAATGCTGGAATTGCAAAAAAAGTAGTCAAATTAAAACCACTGGGGGTAATAAAGGGATGA
- the oadA gene encoding sodium-extruding oxaloacetate decarboxylase subunit alpha — MDTTFRDAHQSLHATRLKLEDIAPIAEKMDQVGFHALEVWGGATFDSCLRFLREDPWERLRTIRKLVKKTKLQMLLRGQNLVGYRHYPDDVAEKFVEKTIENGIDILRIFDALNDLRNMEKTIEATLKYGGTVEASLCYTIGPIYTIDYFVDIAKKLRDMGAHIICIKDMAGLLTPYTAYELVKRLKAEIDLPIHLHTHDTAGMAVATTIKAIEAGVDIVDTAISTMAGGTSQPPLETISHILKETGRDPGFNMQLLDEIADYFYEVRKKYRHLESEYTGPDPKVIVYQVPGGMLSNLVNQLREQNALHRIKEVMEEIPRVREDFGYPPLVTPSSQIVGTQATLNVLTGERYKMVTTETKNYFKGLYGKPPAPVNEEIRKKILGDEEFITVRPADLLEPEFEKAKAELKDKARSDEDVLSYCLFPKIFLEFLEAKEKGIKEEVVEPVKEEVKTTTSLAPTEFIINLYGESYHVKVGGKGHKVDGKRPYFLYVNNQLVEVIVEPLQEVVPSEEGKVELKPKESVRPRPSQPGDITSPMPGTIIKITVKKGDTVKAGDTVVIVEAMKMENEIHSPVDGMVEEIYVKEGDMVNPDEVIIRIR, encoded by the coding sequence ATGGATACAACTTTCAGGGATGCCCATCAGAGCCTTCATGCCACAAGACTTAAACTTGAAGATATTGCTCCTATTGCTGAAAAAATGGACCAGGTAGGCTTTCATGCCCTTGAGGTATGGGGAGGTGCTACTTTTGATAGTTGTTTGAGATTCCTCAGAGAAGACCCATGGGAAAGATTGAGAACAATCAGAAAACTTGTTAAAAAAACAAAGCTTCAGATGCTTCTCAGAGGCCAGAATCTTGTAGGGTACAGACATTATCCTGACGATGTTGCTGAAAAATTTGTAGAAAAAACTATTGAAAATGGAATTGATATTTTAAGAATTTTTGATGCTCTAAATGACCTAAGAAACATGGAAAAAACTATCGAAGCCACCTTAAAATATGGAGGTACTGTCGAAGCATCCTTATGTTATACAATTGGTCCAATCTATACAATTGACTACTTTGTTGACATTGCTAAAAAACTAAGAGACATGGGAGCTCATATAATATGCATAAAAGACATGGCAGGTCTTCTTACTCCATATACCGCTTATGAACTCGTGAAAAGGCTCAAAGCAGAAATAGATTTGCCAATTCATCTGCACACTCATGATACTGCTGGAATGGCTGTAGCAACAACAATTAAAGCAATTGAAGCAGGTGTAGATATTGTTGATACTGCAATTTCAACAATGGCTGGAGGAACATCTCAGCCACCGCTTGAAACAATATCTCATATTCTTAAAGAAACAGGCAGGGATCCGGGGTTTAATATGCAACTTCTTGATGAGATTGCTGATTATTTTTACGAAGTCAGGAAAAAATACAGACATCTTGAAAGCGAATACACAGGCCCAGATCCTAAAGTAATTGTATACCAGGTTCCCGGTGGAATGTTGAGTAATCTTGTTAATCAACTAAGAGAACAAAATGCTCTGCATAGAATAAAGGAAGTTATGGAAGAGATTCCAAGAGTAAGGGAAGACTTCGGTTATCCCCCTCTTGTCACTCCATCAAGCCAGATTGTTGGCACTCAGGCAACCCTGAATGTTCTCACAGGTGAAAGATACAAAATGGTAACAACAGAAACCAAAAATTATTTCAAAGGCCTTTATGGAAAACCTCCTGCACCTGTTAATGAAGAAATACGCAAAAAGATTCTTGGAGATGAAGAATTCATCACAGTAAGACCCGCAGATTTGCTGGAACCAGAGTTTGAAAAAGCAAAGGCTGAGCTTAAAGACAAAGCCCGTTCAGATGAAGATGTTTTAAGTTATTGCCTATTTCCAAAAATATTCCTTGAGTTTCTTGAAGCAAAGGAAAAAGGAATTAAAGAGGAAGTAGTTGAACCAGTGAAGGAAGAGGTTAAAACTACGACAAGTCTTGCTCCAACTGAATTTATAATTAATCTTTATGGTGAATCATATCATGTAAAAGTTGGAGGCAAAGGACATAAGGTAGATGGTAAAAGACCATATTTTCTTTATGTGAACAATCAACTTGTAGAAGTCATTGTTGAACCTCTTCAAGAGGTTGTTCCAAGCGAGGAAGGCAAGGTTGAACTCAAACCAAAAGAATCAGTAAGGCCAAGACCTTCTCAGCCAGGAGATATAACATCACCAATGCCCGGTACTATTATCAAAATAACAGTCAAAAAAGGTGATACAGTAAAAGCAGGTGATACAGTTGTCATTGTTGAAGCTATGAAAATGGAAAATGAGATTCACTCACCAGTTGATGGCATGGTTGAAGAGATTTATGTAAAAGAAGGTGATATGGTCAACCCTGATGAAGTAATTATAAGGATAAGATAA
- a CDS encoding NAD(P)/FAD-dependent oxidoreductase codes for MSELFDVIIIGGGPAGLTAGIYSARANLKTLIIDKSKTTGALAHASLIENYPGLEKPLSGMELLQRMHTQTLSFGVQYREEQVIGVNLISETKEIITMQSSYSGKAVIIATGAMGRKPSIKGEGEFLGRGVSYCAVCDAPFFRGKKVAVLGDSEEAVKEALYLTEFVDICYLITPSTSLKVDSGHPIYSNEKIQILKGHSIKEISGTDSVTGIVLKDRDGNEKIIDLSGVFVYIAGSQPVIDFLAEALKVDERGFIVADEFMQTSIQGVFAAGDVASPHVRQVVVACAQGAIAALSAEKHIRGRKNIKSDWHG; via the coding sequence ATGAGTGAGCTTTTTGATGTAATTATTATCGGAGGAGGACCAGCAGGGCTTACAGCAGGCATTTACTCTGCAAGAGCGAATTTGAAAACATTAATTATTGATAAATCAAAAACTACAGGAGCACTCGCCCATGCATCCTTAATTGAAAACTATCCAGGACTTGAAAAACCTCTTTCAGGAATGGAACTTCTTCAGAGAATGCACACTCAGACTTTATCTTTTGGCGTTCAATACAGAGAAGAACAGGTTATAGGTGTAAATCTGATTTCAGAAACAAAGGAAATAATAACCATGCAGAGTTCTTATTCGGGAAAAGCTGTAATAATAGCAACAGGTGCTATGGGACGAAAACCATCCATAAAAGGAGAAGGAGAGTTTCTTGGAAGAGGTGTAAGTTACTGTGCTGTATGTGATGCGCCCTTTTTTAGAGGTAAAAAGGTTGCTGTTCTTGGAGACAGTGAAGAAGCTGTAAAAGAAGCGCTGTATTTAACAGAATTTGTAGATATCTGTTATTTAATCACTCCTTCAACTTCTTTAAAGGTTGACTCAGGCCATCCCATTTACTCCAATGAAAAAATACAGATACTCAAAGGTCACTCTATCAAGGAGATTTCAGGAACTGATTCTGTTACAGGAATTGTTTTGAAAGATCGAGATGGTAATGAAAAAATTATTGATTTATCAGGAGTTTTTGTCTATATAGCGGGATCTCAGCCTGTAATAGACTTTCTTGCAGAGGCATTAAAAGTTGATGAAAGAGGATTCATTGTGGCGGATGAATTCATGCAGACATCTATCCAGGGAGTTTTCGCTGCAGGCGATGTGGCAAGTCCTCATGTGAGGCAGGTTGTGGTTGCCTGTGCTCAGGGAGCCATAGCTGCACTCAGTGCTGAAAAGCATATAAGAGGAAGAAAAAATATAAAATCAGACTGGCATGGTTGA